A genomic region of Phragmites australis chromosome 2, lpPhrAust1.1, whole genome shotgun sequence contains the following coding sequences:
- the LOC133908898 gene encoding small ribosomal subunit protein mS79 (rPPR3b)-like — MASPAAAAASSRARRLSSIFSSSTPRAKPPKPEPAATPKAPAGEEAKPNSGPKRRKALRKILQDIFRERDPDKLVSEFIAASTASQRFRDRHRVYEVAVSRLASFGRCDAVAALIDSQKPFLEDCNEGFAVRLVRLYGRAYMPSHAAATFRGLPPKHKSVMAFNALLAAYVEAREFDALATAFEEIPASHPTVVPSVYSYNILISALCQKPNLSAALDAIALMEKCGLIPDNVSFNTLLNGFYNNGRFDDAEKVWEMMKERNVEPDTKSYNAKLRGLVAEGRIEDAVAVIERMQKDGPKPDSVSYNELIRGYCKEGRLDEAKKVYDDLVKNGCAPNRGTFQTIVPRFVEAGELDLALNCCREIFSRKCRVQCSLLQGVVTALVAASRVEEAKSIVELGRKNYYPRKSLKMPPRTGEESDVEAEPDLEDSVLYEEGCDEEEESKNA, encoded by the coding sequence ATGGCCtcccccgccgcggccgccgcctcctcccgcgcgcgccgcctCTCCAGCATCTTCTCCTCGTCCACGCCACGCGCCAAGCCACCGAAGCCCGAGCCCGCGGCGACCCCTAAAGCGCCCGCCGGCGAGGAGGCGAAACCCAATTCGGGCCCCAAGCGCCGGAAGGCCCTCCGCAAAATCCTACAGGACATCTTCCGGGAGCGCGATCCGGACAAGCTGGTGTCCGAGTTTATCGCCGCGTCGACCGCGTCCCAACGCTTCCGCGACCGGCACCGCGTGTACGAGGTGGCCGTGTCCCGCCTCGCCTCCTTCGGGCGCTGCGACGCCGTCGCGGCCCTCATTGACTCGCAGAAGCCCTTCCTCGAGGACTGCAACGAGGGCTTTGCCGTGCGCCTCGTCCGCCTCTACGGCCGCGCCTACATGCCGTCTCACGCCGCCGCAACCTTCCGTGGCCTTCCCCCGAAGCACAAGTCCGTCATGGCCTTCAACGCCCTCCTCGCCGCTTACGTCGAGGCCCGCGAGTTCGACGCGCTGGCCACCGCGTTCGAGGAGATCCCGGCCTCCCACCCCACCGTTGTCCCCAGCGTATATTCTTACAACATACTCATCAGCGCGCTGTGCCAGAAGCCCAATCTTTCGGCGGCTCTCGATGCCATCGCGCTCATGGAGAAGTGCGGTCTGATCCCCGATAATGTCTCTTTCAACACTCTGCTTAATGGGTTTTACAACAATGGTCGCTTTGATGATGCCGAGAAAGTCTGGGAGATGATGAAGGAGAGGAATGTTGAGCCGGACACAAAGAGCTACAACGCAAAGCTGAGGGGTTTGGTTGCCGAAGGGAGGATTGAGGATGCAGTTGCTGTGATTGAGAGGATGCAGAAGGATGGGCCAAAACCTGATTCAGTGTCCTACAATGAGCTGATTCGAGGGTACTGCAAGGAAGGGAGATTGGATGAGGCCAAGAAGGTATATGATGATCTGGTAAAGAATGGATGTGCACCAAATAGGGGCACATTTCAAACCATCGTGCCACGTTTTGTGGAGGCTGGGGAGCTTGATCTTGCTCTCAATTGCTGCCGTGAGATCTTTAGTAGGAAGTGCAGAGTGCAATGTTCGTTGCTGCAAGGGGTAGTGACTGCATTGGTTGCTGCATCAAGGGTGGAGGAGGCTAAAAGTATCGTTGAGCTTGGAAGGAAGAACTACTATCCTCGGAAGAGTTTGAAGATGCCTCCACGTACTGGAGAAGAAAGTGATGTAGAAGCAGAACCTGATTTGGAAGATTCTGTACTGTATGAAGAGGGGTGCGACGAGGAAGAGGAGTCTAAAAATGCCTGA
- the LOC133910120 gene encoding uncharacterized protein LOC133910120 → MGERRRRASGAVARGGGGDGGRAEEEKAAPPPTVWFALKKSLHCRSEPSEVHVPRPKAGPGGASAGAGVGGHLSSIVTKRAARSGCSRSIANLRNVIHGSKRHPGQPPSCSPRSIGSSELLNPIAHEVVLSTNSRCELKITGCGGCRGFGAVGAAHNAEGGGGVVSSFVGTLRPGTPGPAWAGHGLQYSGSCRGSARCTPPRSPNVLLESNGPVVSAHRTSCEETAKMGSGGGGKGSGGLSCYRCGEQFGKWEALEAHHLSKHAVTELVEGDSSRKIVEIICRTSLLKSESSCVRIERVFKVHNTQRTLSRFEEYREAVKLKASKLPKKHPRCIADGNELLRFHGAALSCALGAGSSGSSSSSLCASDKCAVCRIIRHGFFTKKEGKAGVGVFTTSTSGRAFESIEASCDDDPATPTRKALLVCRVIAGRVHKPLDNLKEFVGQTGFDSLAGKVGPYSNIEELYLLNPRALLPCFVVICKALV, encoded by the exons ATGGGCGAGAGGAGGAGGCGTGCGAGTGGTGCTGTCGCccgcggtggcggcggagaTGGTGGCCGGGctgaggaggagaaggctgcgccgccgccgacggTGTGGTTCGCGCTGAAGAAGTCGCTGCACTGCCGATCCGAGCCGTCGGAGGTGCACGTGCCGAGGCCCAAGGCCGGCCCCGGAGGCGCCAGCGCCGGAGCAGGCGTTGGCGGGCACCTGTCGTCCATAGTGACGAAGCGGGCCGCGCGGTCGGGGTGCTCGCGGTCGATAGCCAACCTGCGGAACGTCATCCACGGGAGCAAGCGCCACCCGGGGCAGCCGCCCAGCTGCAGCCCGCGGTCCATCGGCAGCAGCGAGTTACTCAACCCCATCGCCCACGAGGTGGTGCTCAGCACCAACTCCCGCTGCGAGCTCAAGATCACCGGCTGCGGCGGCTGCCGCGGTTTCGGGGCGGTGGGAGCCGCGCACAACGCAGAGGGGGGCGGCGGCGTGGTGTCGTCGTTCGTGGGCACGCTCCGGCCGGGCACGCCGGGCCCCGCGTGGGCCGGGCACGGGCTGCAGTACAGCGGCTCGTGTCGGGGCAGCGCGCGGTGCACGCCGCCGAGGTCCCCGAACGTGCTGCTAGAGAGTAACGGCCCCGTGGTGTCGGCCCACCGCACGTCCTGCGAGGAAACCGCCAAGAtgggcagcggcggtggcggcaagGGCTCCGGCGGGCTGAGCTGCTACAGATGCGGCGAGCAGTTCGGCAAGTGGGAGGCGCTGGAGGCGCATCACCTCTCCAAGCATGCAG TGACGGAGCTGGTGGAAGGGGACTCGTCACGGAAGATCGTGGAGATCATCTGCCGGACGAGCCTGCTCAAGTCGGAGAGCAGCTGCGTGCGGATCGAGCGGGTGTTCAAGGTGCACAACACGCAGCGGACGCTGTCCCGCTTCGAGGAGTACCGCGAGGCGGTGAAACTCAAGGCCAGCAAGCTGCCCAAGAAGCACCCACGCTGCATCGCCGACGGCAACGAGCTGCTGCGCTTCCACGGCGCCGCGCTCTCGTGCGCGCTCGGCGCCGGTTCTAGCGGCTCCTCGTCCTCCAGCCTATGCGCCTCCGACAAGTGCGCTGTGTGCCGCATCATCCGCCACGGCTTCTTCACCAAGAAGGAGGGCAAGGCCGGCGTGGGCGTCTTCACCACTTCCACCAGCGGCCGCGCGTTCGAGTCCATCGAGGCGTCGTGCGACGACGACCCGGCCACGCCCACGCGCAAGGCGCTGCTAGTGTGCAGGGTCATCGCCGGCAGGGTGCACAAGCCGCTAGACAACCTCAAGGAGTTCGTCGGGCAGACGGGCTTCGACTCGCTCGCCGGCAAGGTCGGGCCCTACTCCAACATCGAGGAGCTGTACCTGCTTAACCCGAGGGCGCTGCTCCCGTGCTTCGTGGTCATCTGCAAAGCCTTAGTCTAG